The region tgatgcaaaaagggccctgaattttttttatCCCTCTGAAGGGGGCCTTGAAAAATATCACCTTTTTTCTCATAGAACATGTGTTTACattattttctatggggttgacggtaatttttcatgaccaaaatgggGCCCTCAAAATAATTttagggggccctgaaaaaaatatgtgatttttcttttttgcatcaggccccctgttACAAGTTTTTGTGAACGGTACCTaacattataaattatatttttgttttttgattttcTTATCAACAATATACAAGTTTGGACTACTACTAagtaactacagggtgtcccagaatgatttataccgagaaagTTGGATTTTTCTTGGTATGAAAagcattactattggtagtattgttttaatttctaaGATTTACATATATTTGgctttcttagaaattttagattttagaaattggacgtttttaatagaagttacaggatattgcgtaaaaatggtgaattccaagttttgacaaaacaatctataattgaaaacctgtaaaatttcagcacaaagttatttggaaaatgttatgcaggtaTATTTGTTgcgtcctgttcttacttctactaaaaagtcgatatctatcgaatatttatgatgttacgaagcaatccttgcttggaataaaggatttgttacgcttgagtgacaTTATACTATTCTTTATTTGGCAGCGGTTTTAAAGACAAtaattgcggtgtgtgagtttcaacatttgaaatgccggcagagatagatttgtcataaaagtagGTTCATCCTTCGtatcacagcatgtatttatgtccacagtatattagcaaacccacagctacccaacggagaagattaaaatttgcTGCGAAGGATCcctgaggaagttatatcctctgtaataattacatttttgagcaaaaattgtggtcaaaatcGCATAAAaactatgtttttcaacctaaatatcggaagtcatattgaaatgtttcacttaatcccatatcaagaattattcagcgttataagctctacatttgtgccaaattttatgtatttcctataaaagaatgtaggatttctccaatatattgcacagtgcggcaggacgatggtgataaaggatccatgtgttatgatgcctttttttttgcactgtaaattacagtAGATCAATGTCACAACAAAACAAATCAAGCTATTTAaatatgaaagtcacagaatgagtaggagacatgtctgttattgtattgcacttattaaaattggatacactgttgactaaaaatttttaatatttttttcaaacacagtataaatcattctgggacaccttgtatgcaGATAAGGCATGCAATAAATGCCTAACATCTTGCTCCAACAATATGTGTAGACATTTTTATTCATACTAGTTTTTTTTCTAAATTATAGCCTAGTTATACGAGAACCACTTGAAAATGGTTTGTTTTTCGCTATTTGGGGATCCTactattattgtaattattattgTAATGTAGTACCCTTCTCTTTTTATCTGATTTGTGCCtggattattataaataaatcaaatcaaatcaataatgTCCTTAATGTTCCTTATTTATTTGCCACTTCTAAATGAATGATCAGACCTTTTGAAATTGTGTTATTTGACTTGAAAATTGTTTCTTTTTTACCTCAATTGCGTGTTTTGATGTCCATTTCACTTTGAAAATAATTTGTGGTAAACATAAAATCTGCTACATATGTCTCACTTTCGGGTTCAAATTCAATATTATAGTAGAATTgttgtttaaccccctgagcactacctgccgatctaacattgccactgactggccaattacatgatatcttcacattaatcaccaatcagaatggagctttgcaaataattcaccccagtttttttgtgtggtgaaattattctaacaatgttgctgattggtccaattgaaaatgaaaacttcagTTTGGCCAAGGCAGACGgcgggtagttctcatggggttaaagaactaaGTAAATCATATTTTTGCATCAAAACATACTTACAAATGCAATTTTGGCCCATATTTACCGATAAATCATGCTGTGTAATGGGCAAATCCATTTTGAATCTCAACCCGTAAATGCAACCGGAAGTCAAACTTTGTAAATGAATTAAAAGTGAGATGCATATCACATTTCCTGACCTATTTTTAAACTTACCATGGTTTTTGTGTTTCTTAGAAAACATGGGTGTGTTTTTGCTGTCATAAATCGTGTAAAAGTCCAACCCTTACTATAGATCTGTGTATACAGCTCTCTGACTTGTACCAGGGTCTAGATTTCGTacaagtttgcgagaatcaaaaaccaTCTGAGTTGCttcacttactgcatgattcaatgaaagaaatgaTTCTAGCAACAAATGTTACGAGAATCATTATAAGAATCGATTCATTGATTCTCGTTGAATCTGAGGCCCAGTGTGCCAAACAACAGTGCAGGTGATTTGTagtgttaggggtggtgcaataattatgtgtaccccggggtggtgaattctcaaaatggtctgccaaaaatcgcttgcccccctctttggccgtgccaaaaaatcttcgccacccctttcgacgtgccaaaaaaccgcTGCCCCCCCCCTTGTGACGTGcctaaaaatatttgcccccccttacacatgcaagattttggggaacccgaatttaaaaccttaaattagggatgaccaatgaaccatcaacttgattagaacgctcccatagacatgcaaggagctcaactgtgcactgcttgcacagacatttctaaattgatctcattcttttatttatcaatatttttctgtaaaaattgggaaagtgaatgccaattatattttgtaactatcttgcaaattacagcaacacaacttatttcattttcctataagtgcgagtcaaaattggtccatcgccacagtgcgtttaattgccagtggctgagttcagcactgctcaagaatggcacaaaatattcagattaataatatcaggtgaaaaatgtggcctactgagctgtaatttggcagagttgacagtaatacctctatcataccctctgtaaaaaggaaaaaatatgaacaagtagatctcgagttacaaattaaatcaccagcttccctttggaatttccatactcctttcgaatcatgctaagaagacacctttctgaacataaatgtgaagtttcgtgctcattcgatgtatttttcacctgatttcaaccctaaacgttttcttatatttaggcctataccatctacaacttgctgctggctataccttgtttagaactttcaaaagaaatacctgaatgtgcaaccataactgtttcaaaatagcccccgaaagtcatgcaggtgactccgaggtcatgcattgaattggtttgaatgaagaatactacgggaaccagcaccttttgttagaggtcacacatgagcatgatgagtgaagtgcatACCTATATTGTTGTGAacagtcaatgaccttcaatgacactttaagattttgtttgcatacacctactaattggtcatattaaacccaataacattgaaatttttggttgtgaacaaAAAATTCACCTAGActaagtgcaattttgattttgtgccatatcagccatcttggatgattttttggcaaatgttttctaactgcatgatttcaatgcctcggtttgaaaaaatactttatgccattgactagtaaagtgccatttcataagaaaccctttgatactttcacaatatgcttgtttcatgtttgcatatatgttaaaataaagaaatatataaaggtaaatatatgtttatgccaattttgctcccaattgctatttttggaccatgtcattttatttcgttccaataaccggtcagaatgggaaacttttaaaattcataattcgaaaagtttttgaccgattttgaccatttaaccaccaaaatacttctgttgatgagttctatccagaaaacaatcttttgtagcaattgggacaacatgaaattttgatggttatccctacttaaattgtcttatcatataatgcgagcgcagcgagcaggaaattttgcatatttgaaggtgttcctaacgttttcctacgcctttttagggcgtaatatagaaatggtacccaaaatatctgtgccaaaaattgattgccccccccctttcgacctgccaaaaatcgcttgacccccccttttgatCTGCCAAAAAATGCACCACCCCTTAGCAGGCCCATCCATTGACAATCACATCCCTCCCAGTCCACTCACCCCACACCAGCAGATTTCAGACATGTCATTGTCATCCAAAGAGTTtagaccacagaattaaaaccagagaacatGTACTCCACCACCATCTTCATACATGCATGAGGCGAAACTTGGGGAATTTGTGTTTTGCTTGAAATGCCCCTAAACTAATCAGTGCTATTGCGCGATAATAAACACACTTCAAGGCGCAAGACACTGACTGTGTCTAAGCAACAACACAATGCATCACAGTGTGATTATCATGCAgaatagtttttgtttgtttcctcGTACCGTCGGCAAGGATCCAAATCCCCTAATTTTTTCCCCATAACTGACCACGCTATAGCACATAGAGGGGTCCTGATTCTCTTTATTAATTCTGTGATTTAGACCTAAGAGCCTGGACTCCATGATTACATGTTGCTCATAGAGGACAAGATAGTGTGCTTCTGGTTCATTTCACCATGCACACACCCAGTAAAGCACTAAATGCACCAACCTTTGTGTAACCTTTGCTACTTACAGGTGCAAATTATTGTTAGATGCCAGACTTACGCCAGTAATTGCAGGAGGTACAATATTTTGGTGCCCAAACTTGACAATCCAGTATACAAGTACAgcctgtccacatagaagtacaaagtaaatagacctcggaaactggaggtatgagaataatcaTTTCAGTGCAATgagtgtgtaaatgcttctttagcgtgccaactgctgcacgatttgtacttgccaACTGCACCACTCTCTTTACGcgtcacatttttttaaaaagcaaaacatcgacccccgatgccacagatttggtttgtacttctatgtggacagactgtatggCAGATTTAGTGTTATGCACTGGTTGGCTATTTGAAGTCTACTGTTTCAGATAGaagcatttatttaaaaaaaacaatttttatattttatatttttctaGAGGTTAGTGTGAGAAagccccatctgcaatagctgctatgtgtcatATTTTTGATTGCATACAATatataaaatgcagaaattgtcaaatgtctatagagcagctattgcatataGGGCATTCTTACTCTAAGCCCCGAATTGGCTCTctgacagggttgccaaaagatttcagcccgaatcgcgggtcaaataatcgagaAAGTCACCCactttttctctttaccattggtttctatggggcaggaaactatcggaagtcgcgggagctaaAGTTGAAAagtcaccaatttttttttaaccattggtttctatgggacaggaaattgtcaaaagtcgcgggaaaaatcttcaaaagtcgcccaattgggctacctaatcgcgggtttggcaaccctgttctcTGATTCTATCAGCAAGCATCGACCGTGGAAGCCCTATACATTATCGTTATGTTTTCCTTTTATCCCTTATTTCCTGTGCTTTGTCCTTAAAATTTTGTGTTGTCTCCTGTGCTTTGTCCTTTACATCCTGTGCTTTATCCTTCAAATTTTGTGTTGTCTCCTGTGCTTTGTCCCTTACATCTTGTGCTTTGTCCTTCAAATTTTGTGTTGTCTCCTGTGCTTTGTCCCTTACATCTTGTGCTTTATCCTTCATTTCTGTCATTGTTTCTCTCATCGAATCCCTGTAACTCTTCTCCTTCGGAGGCGTAGGTTTTATGTACCCTTTCTTTCGCAGGTATCTCACTGTCATCTCTGTCGCGCCAACTGTGACAGTGTAACGTACCGGTGTGAATATTTTATAAAGGGCATATGCCATCAAGGCATTGCTTGCACCCGAGTTCTGCATAGTGTTGACATGGTGTTCACTGACTCCCATCTTTAGTAATATAGGTCCGATGTCGACACCCCTGCAATAGGAGAGAAGTAAGATAGTATTTTAGAAAATTTCATTTCTGACATGTCAGATCAAACTTTCAGTCAAGTAGAACTTGATTTTGAGTGTAATTTGTAAAGTTAGGTGTGACTAACATTGTTGCTTTTATGTTGATGTCTGACTGTATATAGAATGAGAATCTTACAGGTGGGCACCCTTGGCCATTCCGAGATATCCAGGGTCCAAGTTTATATGGGAAAATTGTTCCAATTCGGTTAAAGCCTTTTCTAAAATATTCCTCGGGTCCCAAGAATAAAAAAATAACTACTCTGAGCTATCTACGACTTATCAGTCTGAAGTTACTAATTAAAAGGTCGAAGATCAACATTTGGGTAAAAACAGAATATATATCATCCGATTTTGATGAAGAAAGTCTCAaattcaggcctcgaaataagccagaatttctgagggccatttgggcccttgatattaaatgtttgagggccccacaaatttttgtgggcctgaatttgggccattggttttaacctatgaaccccacaaaaaagtaagcaaattgccacaaattttgcgggccatttgggcccacCGGATGTGCCTTttgtgggccctcactgattttcgggggTCGAGGGCCCTTGGGCCCTCCATATTTTGAGCCCTGCTCAAATTGTTAGTCTTGTTATAGCCATAAAAaatgaatagtttgcactattttgttaccttggtaacacagTGAAATGGGTCAGTATCCTTTAGTGCAAACTATTCTCTAGGGATCGTAATAATAAGataaacaatttgagaccactttctttaaaaatctgacTGTTTTGACCCATGTGGAACCCAAATGTTGAGCTTTGACCTTATTTGATTTGTATGTCAAATTATATACCTTTTGAATCTGTGTTACCAGAGGAAAACTTTGGAATTGGTTTTATCACAATGAGCTATTTTGAATACTATCGGTACTACAATTTACCAGGGTTAGCGCTAACCtgcgccatggggtcataggcgcattcttttagcttttggcgcacaaaattaccatttagaggttgctaaagggtcatttgaaccctttatttctattgttttggttCCATGGATGCTATcacacaatttcaaatttttgaccccttgttttaaacctagcgctacccctgcaatTTACTATGATCAGTAACATCATGGATAcagaccaaaatagtgtacctccagcaTTTGTCGGCAAACCTCGATATTGAAATAATCTGTGCTTGACTTACATCTTGATAGCATAGTAAAACATCCCAAACCACACGGGAGCAATGACCCAATGCACGGGAATTACAACATAACCATACGTCTTCATCATAATCTTCATCCTCTTCCAGTTGCTGAGCGGTTTCCCGCTCTCGTCGTACTTAGCAACGATGGGTTCATCATCATCCTCCGGTGGCTTGGCAACGAGTACTGCATCCTCCTCGGGTGTCTTCCCATCATCTTTCTTCGCATCTGCGGAGGAGGTTGGATGAGATGAATGTAGGCATCTTAGGTGGACACATGTGGATTGCCAACTTGGTGCCTGATGATGGTAAGGAGTTCTATCAACAGCAAGTGATGTGGTATAAAGAGTCTGTCTTTGATTTGCACTTGAACACAGTGGTTTGGTGATGGCTGGATTTGATAGACATCGTGCTGGGAGAAGGACGCTGGAAGCACTGTTTGGTGCTGGTAGTAGATGTGATCCTGAAACCAAATAATATCAACAAGAgtgtattaaaagggcattttgtgatccacagcctcatccccccacttttctccaaaaaagttgagatttttataccactggaaatgtacaaaaaaattcttgcagattaattcgttgggcaaagatatcatgaaatttgaatttcaacagtagcctatggagcagtgtaataccgaCCCAcatgtaatcatgcataactcgcaaactcaaaatcagaatcaactgaaattttggcaatacgcttttttcgtggatatctactgaaaaatgtcataaaaagaggatggtaggatcacgaaatactcctttaaaacagagttttggaattaaatctaactaggcggttacccatatttggcggttctcggctgggcacgattacctggctgatggtgactgtacccaccaagtttcatgcccatatgacagtttgacctcagatgaccccaaaatgagcttccaaaaatttcgctctaaatgttgattgtacccaccaagtttcatgcccatacaacagtttttactaatttgacctcagatgacccgtgggtgatctcggatgaccccaaaatgaccttccaaaaatttggctctcaatgttgtctgtacccatcaagtttcatgcccatacaacagtttttactaatttgacctcaaatgacccgtgggtgaccttggatgaccccaaaatgacctttcaaaattttggctctaaatgttgtctgtacccaccaagtttcatgcccgtatgacagtttttagtaatttgacctcagatgacccctgggtgaccttgggtgatccctaaatgaccttccaaaattttagctctaaatgttgactacctaccaagtttcatgaccatacgacagtttttagtaatttgacctcagatgacccctgggagggggccccatGGTCAAATGACTTAACGAACAAAaaacttcttgccaggacagaactacacccacccaccgagtttgggcccTGTACGACCTACTACAGCCTCAcacaacagttttagtaatttgacctcaaatgacccctgggaggggaccccggggtcagatgacttaacaaacataaacttcttcttgccaggacagaactacacccacccacgaGTTTGGGCCCGTGCGACCCACGGGCGGCCTCatattagcagtcacagacaaacagacaaacagagaATAGCGTTAtaatatagactaggcggttacccgtatttcgcggttctcggctgtcatagttattggcttttgcagatctcaaacctgggcttccttggccaaagttacacccaccgaccaagtttgagctccatgagcaatttgaaatctttgtttttgacctatgacctctcaaccgtgggtctgacaaaaggtcacaatggaacttttgtttgttattccaatttccacctacccaccaagtatgagctccaaaggcaatttgaaatttttacctttttgatctttgacctcttaaccataggtctgaagaaaagatcaccgtggaaacttttcgggaaacttttgtttgttagtccaaggtcaacccacccaccaagtttgagtgccataggagcaatttgaaattgttacctttcttgacctatgacctcttaaccgtaggtatgatgaaaaggtcaccgtggacacttttgtttgttagtccaaggtccacccacccaccaagtttgagctccataggggcaatttgaaattgttacctttcttgacctatgacctcttaaccgtaggtatgatttgaaaaggtcaccgtggaaactttttgtttgttagtccaaggtccacccacccaccaagtttgagctccataggggcaatttgaaattttacctttcttgacctatgacctcttaaccgtgggtATGACTAAAAGGTCACCGAGAAAcctttgttagtccaaggtccacccacccaccaagtttgagctccataggagcaatttgacctcttaaccgtagggtatgacgaaaaaggtcaccgtggaaacttttgtttgattgACGAACTCGcagccacccaccaagtttgagctccataggggcaatttgaaatttttacctttgttgacctatgacctcttaaccgtaggtctgacaaaaaggtcatcgtggaaacttttatttgttattccaagttccatccacccaccaagtttgagcttcataggggcagtttgaaatttttacctttcttgacctttgacctcttaaccgttggtctgactgaaaaggtcaccgtggaaacttttgtttgacagtccaaggtcaacacaatggcatggctagatttgccatttaaagtatttgaaatttgacttcaattgaacttgaccccgtccttgacctttgaccttaaaaaatataaactcgttctgtctcataccaagctgcacccacccaccaagttcgagccccgtatgacctacggtggcctcacattagcagtcacagacagacaaacagatctaCAGACAAACAGAGAAATGAACTGACCAGTTGGACTggaaaaagtaagttccagtattagatttaattccaaactctgtttgaaactactggatgactaagaacattcactcactcctttaagggggtactacacccttggccaattttgtgcttatttttgcatttttctcacaaattatagcacattggtggcaagtaagatatgtatattataggggcaaggactacaactactgcactgagaatccagcaactcaaagcaagtagttattgatttattgatcaaatattggttttcctcattttgactgtaactccacaactgttgtctgtgctgaaataaaatttccagtgaaaaagttgtagtccatgcccctataatatacatatcttacttgtccccaatatgctataatttttaagaaaaatgcaaaaataggcacaaaattgggcaggggtgttatACCCCCTTAAAACATTTTGGGTTCTGACATGTCTTTTGTTTGAACTTGAACATCTAGGGTCTAGTGGTTTGGCGATGGTTTGATTTGACTGACATTGTGCTGGGAGGATGCTGGAAGCAGTACCATCGACGAAGGGGAGGTAAGGGGTGTAATACTAAGCACCGGGAGAATTTGTGACGCGCAAAAAAGCTAAAATTCACAAATTTTGGGTATAACCATGAATTTTCGGTTCAGCTGCGAATTTTAAGATTTTACCAAGATATCCATTTTACTTTAATTAATAGAAAATAGACCATAGGACTTAAATTATAATGAAT is a window of Amphiura filiformis chromosome 2, Afil_fr2py, whole genome shotgun sequence DNA encoding:
- the LOC140146757 gene encoding uncharacterized protein gives rise to the protein MMKYRHLIFVKTVVLRSCVPCVRAAAGGSHLLPAPNSASSVLLPARCLSNPAITKPLCSSANQRQTLYTTSLAVDRTPYHHQAPSWQSTCVHLRCLHSSHPTSSADAKKDDGKTPEEDAVLVAKPPEDDDEPIVAKYDESGKPLSNWKRMKIMMKTYGYVVIPVHWVIAPVWFGMFYYAIKMGVDIGPILLKMGVSEHHVNTMQNSGASNALMAYALYKIFTPVRYTVTVGATEMTVRYLRKKGYIKPTPPKEKSYRDSMRETMTEMKDKAQDVRDKAQETTQNLKDKAQDVRDKAQETTQNLKDKAQDVKDKAQETTQNFKDKAQEIRDKRKT